The Chryseobacterium sp. JV274 sequence GAATGAAAACAGGATTTCTTATATTTAGAGAAATCCTGTTTTTTTATGAAAAATCTTCAGTACTACATTAATCATCATAAAATGCTATTGCTGAATAGACGTTAATATAATATATTTGGAACACTAATTCTAATAACCATTTTGTGAAAAAATATTTATTTCTTTTTGTTTTTTTTAGCTTTTTCAAAACAATTTATGCTCAATCTGATGATTACAAATCAATACTTACTGTAAGTGCTTTTGCTCCTTTTCGTGACCAACGCTATAATATAGGTTATATGCGGAAAATAAATGAAAGATGGTGAGTGGGAAGCGAATTGGCATACGGAACCGACAAAATAACACCCGTAAATATTGGCAATTTTGAGGGGAAAAATAGGGTTTTTGAGATAAAACCGGAAATTTTTTACAGCCTGGCGCCTCAATCAAGATTAAAACATTTTGTATCAGCAGAAGCTTTCTATTTAAATCAGATAGGAAAAAATATTTCAGGAAAATATTATGACGAAAATGATGTTTATTATTCTTTTAGCTCAGCAGACTATAAAAGAACTAAATATGGCTTAAATATTAACTACAGCATTTTGATTCATAAAGAGTCTTCATGGTTTGGCTTTATGCCTAAAATTGGCTTTGGTATCAGACAAAAAAATATTTCTTATACTAATATGACAGGAAAGGAAGAAGACTATGCTCCTGTAGATGGTCTTCCCTTTGACTATCATTCAAATCGGCAGGGTTCCAATTTGAGTCTCAATTTTAATGTTGATATGAAATTCATTTTTAAATTCTAAAAAATATTTAATCTTTATTATTTTAAGCTAAAGATTTTAGATTAAATTCTCTTTTTTTCCGAAATAAACTATCTTTGCAAACAAATTTTTAGGATGCTGTATACCATCATCAAAGCTTTACATATTATCTTCATGGTAAGCTACTTTGCGGGAATTTTTTATCTCGTGAGGATTTTCGTTTACTATAAGGATACTGATGAATTTCCTGAAGAGAAAAAGAAAATTCTGAGAGAGCAGTACACCTTTATGGCCAGAAGACTGTGGAATATTATTACCGTACCTGCGGGGGTAATCATGACAGTATGTGGATTGGTCATGATTTTTTTAAATACCGGTTTGATGAAAATGGGATGGTTTCACTTAAAACTGACCTTCCTGATCGGGCTTGCCATTTACCATTACTGGTGCTGGAAAAAAGTCCTTCATTTAAAGGAATTACATGGAAATACACTGCCAATTGCCAATATAAAACTGAGACAGGCCAATGAAATTGCTACCTTCATTCTGTTTCTAGTCGTATTTACGGTGATTTTAAAATCAATGGTGATCGAATACTGGTGGCAATTAATTGCAGGATTTTTCGTTCTTGTATTTCTGATCATGATGACAGTGAAACTGGTTAATAAAAATAAAAAAAACAAATAATTGTGGAGTAGGGCGCATGTCTGAGTACATTCATCCTTTTTACATCTTACAAAAAAACTATGATTGCAATTTTAAAGAAAGAACTTTGGAGTTACTTTGGAAACTGGAGTGCATGGGTGATCATTGCCGCTTTCAGTTTGATAGCAACTCTTTTCCTGTTCTTTTTCGACAACGATTCTAATATTTTTGAGATCGGAATGGCCTCGCTTCAGAGCTATTTCGTATTGGTTCCATGGCTGCTGATGTTTATCATTCCGGCCCTTTCTATGAAAACTTTTGCGGAAGAACAGCAAACAGGAACATTAAACTGGCTTTTTTCACAGCCGTTAAAAGTTTCTGAACTCGTAACCGGAAAATTCCTTTCCGTATGGATTGTTGGGATTCTATGCCTTATTCCTTCA is a genomic window containing:
- a CDS encoding CopD family protein is translated as MLYTIIKALHIIFMVSYFAGIFYLVRIFVYYKDTDEFPEEKKKILREQYTFMARRLWNIITVPAGVIMTVCGLVMIFLNTGLMKMGWFHLKLTFLIGLAIYHYWCWKKVLHLKELHGNTLPIANIKLRQANEIATFILFLVVFTVILKSMVIEYWWQLIAGFFVLVFLIMMTVKLVNKNKKNK